One genomic region from Uloborus diversus isolate 005 chromosome 2, Udiv.v.3.1, whole genome shotgun sequence encodes:
- the LOC129216584 gene encoding uncharacterized protein LOC129216584 produces the protein MPGERWPKHDILPSNNDYLIEKRSKLNSIQLSCYVKLLTEPLLDLGKFSRFNRVYNITAWIFRFLNNIDKKKTKLSGELITAEITKSEKYWLKLTQQTVFTLEIEELKLEEPINKNSPLYNLNPKLDEDGLLYLSGRLRLSDLPLREKNPWILPGGEQFTKLLILQAYEKVYHYGVATTLAHLRETYYIIKGRKYVKSVLKSCIICKRFKVRPGKEEIAPLPKDRIIESPPFETCAVDFACPIFIKTKSGPEKAYIVLFTCGVTRAVHLEVASDLSTETFILAFKRFVSRRGLCKIVYSDNAKTFIKTDSLLKEIWSKS, from the coding sequence ATGCCTGGGGAAAGGTGGCCGAAGCATGACATTCTTCCCAGCAATAATGattatttgattgaaaagagGTCCAAATTAAATTCTATTCAGCTTTCCTGCTATGTTAAATTACTTACAGAACCATTGCTGGATTTAGGAAAATTTAGTAGATTTAATCGTGTATACAACATCACCGCTTGGATTTTCAGATTCCTTAATAACATTGATAAGAAAAAGACTAAGCTGTCAGGTGAGCTTATTACTGCAGAAATTACGAAATCGGAAAAATATTGGTTAAAGTTAACTCAACAAACTGTGTTCACTCTTGAGATTGAAGAACTGAAACTGGAAGAACCtatcaataaaaattctcctttatacAATTTAAACCCTAAATTGGACGAAGATGGTTTATTATATTTATCGGGAAGACTTCGCTTATCTGATCTGcctctaagggaaaaaaatccttggaTACTCCCGGGCGGGGAGCAATTCACCAAACTGCTAATTCTTCAGGCCTATGAAAAAGTTTATCATTATGGAGTAGCCACAACCTTGGCGCATCTTCGAGAAACATATTACATCATCAAAGGAAGGAAATATGTTAAATCTGTGCTGAAATCTTGCATtatttgcaaaagatttaaaGTTAGACCTGGCAAAGAAGAAATTGCTCCTTTACCGAAGGATAGGATAATTGAATCACCCCCTTTTGAGACCTGTGCTGTTGATTTCGCCTGccctatttttatcaaaactaaatcGGGCCCGGAAAAAGCTTACATTGTGCTTTTCACCTGTGGAGTTACTAGAGCTGTTCATCTGGAAGTAGCATCTGACCTCAGCACTGAAACCTTCATCTTAGCtttcaaaagatttgtttcacgTAGAGGACTCTGTAAAATTGTATACAGTGATAATGCCAAGACCTTTATCAAAACTGATAGTTTACTGAAGGAGATTTGGAGTAAGAGCTGA